The Proteiniphilum propionicum genome contains the following window.
ATAAACAAGGCAGGCCATACCCAGTGGGTGAGGAGGCGGCCCTGGTCCTCTACGAGAGCCTGGCAGGTTATGGTTACGTGAAGGCGGGGACCCTGACCGATAAGTACTACGAGGACAAAGAGAGCGGCAGCTTCCAACTGCCGGGAGAGGTGGAAGCCAGCAGGGAGTCGGTGATGCATATCCTCGATTCGGTCTACAACCCGAAGATGCTTGCTCCCGATAATGCACGGGGCAACAACGTGGAACTGCATCTTGATGAACAGAAGTTCAACCGCGAGGAGTTTAAAAAACTTTGGAAGAGCATCAACACCAAGACGGCTTACGTGGTGGATTTCGAGACAGAGGAGTTGGTCCGCAAGGCGATTCAGCGACTGAACACCCATTTGAACGTGTCGAAGATCTTTTTCACCGTCACCTCTGGAGCTTTGGAAATGATTGAGTCAAAAGAATCATTAGAAGTAGGAGAGGGGTTCAAGCAGCAATCGTCGAAACACATCGATGTGCACTCTGCGGTAAACGGCAACGTAAAATACGACCTGGTGGGAAAGGTGGTAGCTGAAACGGGACTGACTCGCAATACGGTGGTAAGAATCCTGACCGGTATCGAGAGACCGGTGTTCGACCAGTTCATGCTCAACCCCGAGGAGTTTATCCTTAAGTGCTCCAACCTGATCAACGAGGAGAAAGCTACGGTGATCATTCAGCATATTGCTTACAACAAACTGAACGACAGCTTCGGCACGGAGATCTTCACCGAACCAACCTTGAAAGGCAAACTCGGTGTGAACGCGATTGCAGCAAACAAGCACCTGTACGATTACGTGATCTTCGATTCAGTAAAGACGGAAAAACCATTTGCCGAACAATTGGATATTAGCAGTGAGGTGAGCGTATATGTGAAGCTTCCCAAGGGCTTTTATATCAGTACTCCGGTGGGGAAATACAATCCCGACTGGGCCATCGCGTTTAACGAAGGAGCGGTCAAGCATGTCTATTTCGTGGCAGAGACCAAGGGGAATATCTCCACCATGGAACTCAGGGAAGTGGAGTCAGCAAAAATATCCTGTGCCCGGAAACACTTCCAGGCAATCAGCAGCGACAAGATAATATTCGACGCGGTAGAAAACTATCAGGAGTTAATGAGTTTGGTGAAATGAAAAAGCGGAATTGCGAAATTTCAAGCAATGCATCATTTTTTAAAATTACGTGATCTTTATAAAATGGGTCTCAAACTGAATGATGAAAAATATTTTTAGGTTTCAATAAAGATTGAGGACTTTGAAAATAGTTTTAAAATATTGAACAGAATGCTCTTCTATGCTGATTTTGTCCACCTTGCTCATGGCCGTATAATCTGGGCGGCCGGCATATATGAAGAGCAATGAACCTCCTTTTATGGTGTTGATGACAGGTTTTGTCAGCTCTTTGGGAAGCGCCGGGCAACCGAAGCTACGGCCCAGCCTTCCGGTAGATTTAATAACCTTCTCACTGCAATAATCGGCTCCGTGGATTACGATGGCCCGAGATCTTGCCTTGTCGTTAATGCCCTCTTCCAAACCGTCCAGCTGAAGCGAATATCCATTGCTTCCGTTATATGTGCCGGCTGTACGGTAAAAACCCAATGAACTTTTGTGTGAACCGCTCAGGTTTGAGAATGATGTAGCAAAGTTTTCTCCACTGTTGCGCCCGTGTGAAACATAAGAAACAAAGAGTACCTTTCTCTTTTCCAAATCAAGTACGTACATCCTTTTTTCGGATGATGGGAGACTGAAATCGATCACCGTAAGCAGAGGATTGTTATTGATATTTAACTTTGTATAACCGGTGTATGCAGATTTGAAGGCGTCGAAATGCATTAATTCGCAAAGATTCATCTGTTCATAGAGTAACTCGCAACCATTTGAAGAGAGTGTTGCTGGTGAAGCGTTTTCCTTTTGATACTTTTTCCCAATGGGGAAAGAGAGGGAAGAGAATACAAGAAATATGAAAGAGAATATTATTATACGCATAGCCTGTTCAGGAAAAATATTGCCAAATATACTCTATTTTTTTGAATATAATTGTGAGTCCCTACAAAAAGCCTTTGTAATTGTAAACAGGCCAAAATACATATTGATATTCAGCGGATTAATTTAATTAATTTTGATATTTAGGGCCTTTAGGAGCAGACTCATTTGTTAATCAATAACAATAACAACCGACTCTTTAACAGTTGCCCAGTCATATACGAATTGAGAGTGAGACGATGCGTTTCTGACACACATATGAGACCTGGGTGTGGTACCCAGGGATGGACTGTATTCAATTACATTTCTATTGGGATATTGTACCGGAACGCCGTGGATGTAAGCTCCATTAGTAAAACGGGAAGCATAGGGGGCGAATCCGGCAATCTCGCTTGTACCGTCTTTTACGTAGTACATTTTCTCTTTCTTCTCCTGAACAGCGAAAATTCCCGTAGGTGTTTCATGTGCATGCGGCGGCCTGTGCGTACCTGTGGTTGCGGGATTCATACTCAATATATGCCAGCCACCGTTTTCTCTCGTCAATGTTGAAATATTCTGATTGGTGACATCTACCGCTACAACTTTATCAAAACAGATGCTGTCACCCCATACTTTCAGATAACGGTTAGGAACCAGATATTCACCCTCCATAGAAACTCCGGTCACCCTGACCATCTCAATGGTGTCGTTTCCAGTAACTTTCACTATCCACCCATCTCTCCCGTAGCGTACCAATACTGTGTCGCCATATGCACTATAGAGAGGAACCGACTGGTAACGCTCAACACCGAATTGATCGGAAACCCTTCTATAGTCGTTTCTCACGAAACCTTCAATGGTGGGGGCTTCACCGTTCATGTTCTTGTAATTGCTCAAAACACCCCAGCTGCCTCCACGGGAGACTTCATTTTCAATATGGGCAATTCCTTCTTTAATCTTTTCCCATTGAAAACGCCGGACAGTGTCCTTATAAGGGTATTCATCATCAAGCAAATACTTATCGTATTGAATATCTTTTAGCAACCGGATGTCTGTTCCTGTCAGCTTTCTCCTCTCTTCGCTGAGATGGGGTATGGAATCATTATATGTAACGGCTATCTCTTCATTGCCATTCTCCACCGGAGTGCCTGAGCTGCACCCGGTAGGGATAAATGATATAACAGAGAAGAGAAGAAAACAGGCTGTACATCTTTTCATTTGTCGTTATTTTTGCATAGTTGGTATTTGGTTTGACGGATTTGCAAGAATCGATATTTGTAAATATTTATGTATTTTAGAACGTGGTTTAGGGAATAATGTTCATGCAGCCTGCCTCTATCCCCAATGCAGCCTGCCGATTTCCCGTATCTAGTAAGAGAAATAGTTGATGTTTTGCAATAAAGCTATCCGGATATACTGCATAAAACGGAAAAAGATGCAACCGTAGCTAAAAAATAGGGATGTAAGATATTGTTTGTCAATCTATGCAACAATTTGTTCCAGGTTTGCATCAAACATCATCAAACTATTTATTTATCGGAATGTTATATACACAGCTAATTACTATTTAAATTCGTTCTAAATAAACAGATAGATGGCCCAAAACGATTTACCTTCGATTTTTCGTGATTTTGACCCATTAGAAGATAAGATGCTGCGTATTATTGATAATGATGGTAATATTGTCAGTAAAGATCTGATGCCAGTATTGGATGATAGAACTATTACAGATGCCTATAAACAGATGCTGTATGAACGGATAGCCGATGAGATGGCTATCTCATTCCAACGTCAGGGGAGAATGTACACTTATACGCCTAACCTTGGACAGGAGGCTATCCATATTGCAGCCGGAATGAATAT
Protein-coding sequences here:
- a CDS encoding L,D-transpeptidase; this encodes MKRCTACFLLFSVISFIPTGCSSGTPVENGNEEIAVTYNDSIPHLSEERRKLTGTDIRLLKDIQYDKYLLDDEYPYKDTVRRFQWEKIKEGIAHIENEVSRGGSWGVLSNYKNMNGEAPTIEGFVRNDYRRVSDQFGVERYQSVPLYSAYGDTVLVRYGRDGWIVKVTGNDTIEMVRVTGVSMEGEYLVPNRYLKVWGDSICFDKVVAVDVTNQNISTLTRENGGWHILSMNPATTGTHRPPHAHETPTGIFAVQEKKEKMYYVKDGTSEIAGFAPYASRFTNGAYIHGVPVQYPNRNVIEYSPSLGTTPRSHMCVRNASSHSQFVYDWATVKESVVIVID
- a CDS encoding murein L,D-transpeptidase catalytic domain family protein, with the translated sequence MRIIIFSFIFLVFSSLSFPIGKKYQKENASPATLSSNGCELLYEQMNLCELMHFDAFKSAYTGYTKLNINNNPLLTVIDFSLPSSEKRMYVLDLEKRKVLFVSYVSHGRNSGENFATSFSNLSGSHKSSLGFYRTAGTYNGSNGYSLQLDGLEEGINDKARSRAIVIHGADYCSEKVIKSTGRLGRSFGCPALPKELTKPVINTIKGGSLLFIYAGRPDYTAMSKVDKISIEEHSVQYFKTIFKVLNLY